From a region of the Lactuca sativa cultivar Salinas chromosome 4, Lsat_Salinas_v11, whole genome shotgun sequence genome:
- the LOC111914759 gene encoding U-box domain-containing protein 44, translated as MEGKSLSVIVPDADEASSSVTKDSETLSELSHSTRKLGVILNEFKENKIMETSPIRKAVDSLETELQRAKALVASPLYSSSPNKRIEEITENLGRSIGLVLFASHDVSLTGKEKLETLRREMMSVAQFSAASSDSKSDFLDDVETEENEEDDEEEENVVGEIVEEEKVVSCSTVEDIVLYLKCGDDEQLKLALFALDTLIKDHKATNEWIDSEGIVPILFNRLTSAKPLNRLSIIQNLRSLVAQNDGIKSKMTEVEYLSALVKSLTREEEEQKEAVSLLSSLSDVSDVRRRIGRIQGCIVMLVAIFNGEDQTASQDAGRLLAALSSNTQNALHMAEAGYFKPLIKYLTEGSDMSKILMATAISRMELRDQTMASIGEDGAIPPLVKMFKEGKLESKLSSLSALQNLSTLKENTRRLINSGIVPSLLQLMFSVTSVLMTLREPASAILARIAKSDSMLVNHGIALQMFSLLNLSSPIIQHHLLEALNSIASHSTASKVRRKMKENGSIQLLLPFLDQTNPKTRTGAFNLIYTLSKELSDELTEQLGETHLIIIVNILSSSTSESEKATAAGILSNLPVNDKKATEILKKANLLPVLVSICSKQTTLSSHLFENIAGILIRFTITSDVKLQLYSAENKVIPVLIKLLSEGSIVSKSRAAISLAQLSRNSLNLRRAKMSRWLCVPPSVESFCEVHNGYCFVKSSFCLVKAGGVPLLIQVLKGNEREGDENVLDALSNLLQEEIWENGCGFIEKLGGIEAVIKVMELGSLKTKEKAVWILERVFRVEEYRVKYGESAQVVLIDVAQNGDLQLKPIVAKLLAQLELLQVQSSYF; from the exons ATGGAGGGTAAAAGCCTCTCTGTTATTGTTCCCGACGCTGATGAGGCAAGTAGCAGTGTAACAAAAGATTCCGAAACTCTGTCAGAACTCTCTCACTCTACACGTAAATTAGGTGTAATTCTCAATGAATTTAAAGAAAACAAGATCATGGAGACTTCTCCCATTAGAAAAGCTGTTGACTCTCTTGAAACAGAGCTACAAAGGGCTAAGGCTTTGGTTGCAAGTCCCCTTTATTCATCTTCACCAAACAAGCGAATTGAAGAGATCACAGAAAATCTTGGCAGATCAATAGGCCTTGTGCTGTTTGCTAGTCATGATGTTTCTTTGACTGGTAAAGAAAAACTTGAAACTTTAAGGAGAGAGATGATGAGTGTTGCACAGTTCAGTGCTGCAAGTTCTGATAGTAAATCAGACTTTCTTGATGATGTTGAAACAGAAGAAAACGAGGAAGATGATGAAGAGGAGGAGAATGTTGTTGGAGAGATAGTTGAAGAGGAAAAAGTTGTTTCATGTTCTACTGTTGAAGATATCGTTTTGTACCTCAAGTGTGGAGATGATGAACAGCTAAAACTTGCACTTTTTGCTTTGGACACGTTAATAAAGGATCATAAAGCTACAAATGAATGGATTGATTCTGAAGGAATTGTCCCAATTCTTTTCAATAGGTTAACTTCAGCAAAACCACTTAATCGCTTGAGTATCATTCAAAATCTGAGATCCCTTGTTGCACAAAATGATGGTATTAAG AGCAAGATGACAGAGGTAGAGTATTTGTCAGCActggtcaaatctttgactcgtGAAGAGGAAGAACAGAAAGAAGCAGTAAGCTTGTTATCATCTCTTTCTGATGTTTCTGATGTGAGAAGAAGAATTGGAAGAATTCAAGGATGCATAGTTATGTTAGTTGCTATTTTCAATGGTGAAGATCAAACAGCTTCACAAGATGCAGGAAGATTGTTAGCTGCTTTATCGAGCAATACCCAGAATGCCCTTCATATGGCAGAAGCTGGTTACTTTAAGCCTTTAATTAAGTATTTAACAGAAG GATCTGACATGAGTAAAATTCTCATGGCAACTGCAATTTCAAGAATGGAGCTTAGAGATCAAACCATGGCTTCAATTGGAGAAGATGGTGCAATTCCACCTTTAGTTAAAATGTTCAAAGAAGGAAAACTTGAATCAAAACTCTCATCTTTAAGTGCCTTACAAAATTTATCCACATTAAAAGAAAACACACGAAGATTAATAAATTCCGGAATTGTCCCTTCACTACTTCAACTCATGTTTTCTGTAACATCTGTTCTCATGACACTTCGCGAACCAGCTTCAGCCATTCTTGCAAGAATTGCAAAGTCAGACTCCATGTTAGTCAACCATGGAATTGCCCTTCAAATGTTCTCACTTTTGAATCTTTCAAGTCCCATTATCCAACACCACCTTCTAGAAGCTCTAAACAGCATTGCATCTCATTCTACTGCTTCAAAAGTCagaagaaaaatgaaggaaaacGGATCAATTCAACttcttttaccttttcttgatcaaactaatcccAAAACAAGAACAGGTGCCTTCAATTTGATTTACACTTTATCTAAGGAATTATCCGATGAACTTACAGAACAATTAGGAGAAACTCATCTTATAATCATTGTAAACATTCTATCATCTTCAACATCCGAATCCGAAAAAGCTACAGCTGCTGGAATCCTGAGTAATCTTCCTGTTAATGACAAAAAAGCTACAGAGATACTCAAAAAGGCTAACTTACTACCTGTTCTTGTGTCCATTTGTTCAAAGCAAACAACTTTATCATcccatttgtttgaaaacatcgCGGGTATACtcattagatttacaatcacatCTGATGTGAAATTACAACTTTACTCAGCTGAAAATAAAGTAATCCCAGTTCTGATAAAGCTCTTATCAGAAGGGTCGATAGTTTCCAAAAGCAGAGCTGCAATCTCACTAGCACAGTTATCAAGAAACAGTTTAAATCTGAGAAGGGCAAAAATGTCAAGATGGTTATGTGTTCCTCCATCTGTGGAATCCTTCTGTGAAGTTCATAATGGTTACTGTTTTGTGAAGAGCAGTTTTTGTTTAGTGAAAGCAGGTGGTGTTCCTTTATTGATACAAGTCTTGAAAGGTAATGAAAGGGAAGGTGATGAAAATGTACTTGATGCTTTATCGAATCTTTTGCAAGAAGAGATATGGGAAAATGGGTGTGGGTTTATTGAGAAATTGGGTGGGATTGAAGCTGTTATAAAAGTTATGGAATTGGGGAGTTTAAAAACGAAAGAAAAAGCAGTTTGGATTTTGGAGAGAGTTTTTAGGGTTGAAGAGTATAGAGTTAAGTATGGGGAATCTGCTCAAGTGGTGTTGATTGATGTTGCACAAAATGGAGATTTGCAGTTGAAACCAATTGTGGCAAAGTTGTTGGCTCAACTTGAACTCTTGCAGGTTCAATCtagttatttttga